One part of the Sphingobacterium sp. LZ7M1 genome encodes these proteins:
- a CDS encoding efflux RND transporter permease subunit, translating to MSLIKYPIKNYQFTMIMVLMILVVAITSMLTMPRAEDPDMKGVTFPVLVVHPGTSPKDMEQLVVKPLEARFYALDHIKTIKTTINNSVAFFLVEFDYGEDYDDKYQELVRELNAANSELPDNIYSMEVLKIDPTNVSVIQAALISENASASSMKKYSDKLKEELEKVKALKSVEISGLPDQQVRIDLNQAKLAELNIPMSRIIQAVQSENQNIPAGSINAGSQSFSVKSSGNYQSISDIQHTIISSAQGRNILLKDVADVYPTFGINNHMTRLNGYKCILINAAQKEGMNISDTQEEYKKILEEFKAGLPDNIDLVLNFDQAENVNNRLGGLAIDFGIAIFLVLFTLLPLGTRASLVVMIAIPLSLGIGLIAMNSFGYSLNQLSIVGFVVALGLVVDDSIVVVENIERWMREGYSKMEAAIKGTEQIALAVLGCTVTLVIAFMPLVFMPEMAGEFIRSMPIAVISSVIGSMFIAILVVPFLSSKILKPHEEEGGNAILRGMQKIIHKSYGVFLDKALKHPGRTAIIALAIFLGSLALIPIVGFSLFPASEKPQFMVHIKTALQSNIQTTDSITKAIEHDLKQIPEVKYYTSNIGKGNPRVYYNMQQAREDVSYADIFVQLHGDVNSKEKVALIEELRAKWTPYLGAKVEVRDFEQGVPIISPVEVRVFGENLDTLQALSYKVEELLKNTEGSEYVNNPIKNNKTDIKVNINREKAMALGVPTSSIDQTIRVALSGYSVGTYSDPNSDDNDYDIMVSVPRDGEATIETLEGIFIDNVAGTSIPLTQLATLEFEESPSNIYHQNKIRTVAVNSFVKKGYGNDEVINSVIEQMDKFPFPTGYFYEMGGEVESREMAFGGFGTIILITIFMFIAVLILEFKTFKSTLIVLSVIPLGVVGAVLALLVTGNTLSFVATIGIVALAGIEVKNTILLVDFTNQLRREGMALNEAIEKAGEIRFLPIILTTLTAIGGLLPIAWSSNPLISPLATVMIGGLISSTLLSRIVTPVIYKLIPPKIEVEEQKEQHS from the coding sequence ATGAGCTTAATTAAATACCCAATTAAGAACTACCAATTTACCATGATCATGGTATTGATGATTCTGGTGGTTGCTATTACATCCATGTTGACCATGCCAAGGGCAGAAGATCCTGATATGAAGGGGGTCACTTTCCCAGTTTTGGTGGTGCATCCTGGAACCAGCCCAAAGGATATGGAACAATTGGTGGTGAAACCATTGGAAGCCAGGTTCTATGCCTTGGACCATATCAAAACCATTAAAACCACCATCAATAACAGCGTAGCATTTTTCTTGGTGGAATTCGATTATGGAGAAGATTACGATGATAAATACCAAGAATTAGTACGTGAATTGAATGCTGCCAACTCGGAGCTACCCGATAATATATACAGCATGGAGGTCCTCAAGATCGACCCAACCAATGTCAGTGTTATCCAAGCGGCTCTGATCTCTGAGAATGCTTCAGCAAGCAGCATGAAGAAATATAGCGACAAACTGAAGGAGGAGCTTGAAAAAGTGAAAGCTTTAAAATCAGTTGAGATTTCAGGTCTTCCTGACCAACAGGTCCGTATCGACCTGAACCAGGCCAAGCTTGCGGAATTAAATATCCCGATGAGCAGGATTATCCAAGCGGTCCAAAGTGAAAATCAAAACATCCCTGCAGGAAGTATCAATGCCGGAAGCCAGTCTTTTAGCGTCAAGAGTTCAGGAAATTATCAGAGCATCAGCGATATACAGCATACCATCATTTCGAGTGCCCAAGGGCGCAATATTCTATTGAAGGATGTGGCGGATGTCTATCCTACATTTGGTATAAATAACCATATGACCCGTTTGAATGGTTATAAATGCATCCTTATCAATGCTGCCCAGAAGGAAGGGATGAATATTTCCGATACGCAAGAAGAGTATAAAAAGATCTTGGAAGAATTTAAGGCAGGATTGCCAGACAATATAGACTTGGTGCTCAATTTTGATCAGGCAGAAAATGTAAACAATCGCCTAGGAGGGCTGGCCATTGATTTTGGAATAGCTATTTTCTTGGTACTCTTCACCTTATTGCCTTTGGGAACCCGGGCATCCCTGGTGGTTATGATCGCCATCCCCTTATCCCTTGGAATTGGACTTATCGCAATGAATTCCTTTGGTTATTCATTGAATCAGTTAAGTATAGTTGGCTTTGTGGTGGCATTGGGCTTAGTGGTTGATGATAGTATCGTTGTTGTGGAAAATATCGAACGCTGGATGCGTGAAGGATATAGCAAGATGGAAGCCGCTATAAAAGGAACAGAACAGATAGCATTAGCGGTATTGGGCTGTACGGTCACCTTGGTGATTGCCTTTATGCCGCTGGTATTTATGCCTGAAATGGCGGGTGAATTCATCCGCAGTATGCCAATTGCGGTTATTTCTTCCGTGATTGGATCCATGTTTATTGCCATATTGGTTGTTCCTTTTCTTTCCAGTAAGATCCTGAAGCCGCATGAAGAAGAAGGTGGAAATGCCATCCTTCGAGGCATGCAGAAAATTATCCATAAATCATATGGCGTTTTCTTGGACAAAGCCTTGAAGCATCCTGGTCGCACCGCCATTATTGCCTTGGCTATTTTCTTGGGCTCATTGGCCCTGATACCTATCGTAGGTTTCAGTTTATTCCCAGCTTCGGAGAAACCGCAGTTCATGGTCCACATCAAGACCGCCTTGCAATCGAATATACAGACAACCGATAGCATCACAAAGGCCATTGAGCATGATCTAAAACAGATTCCTGAAGTAAAGTATTATACCTCAAACATCGGAAAAGGAAACCCCAGGGTCTATTATAATATGCAACAGGCTCGGGAAGACGTTTCTTATGCGGATATCTTTGTACAGCTTCACGGTGACGTGAATTCAAAGGAAAAGGTCGCCTTAATTGAAGAATTGAGAGCCAAATGGACGCCCTATCTTGGTGCAAAAGTAGAAGTGCGAGATTTCGAACAGGGCGTTCCGATCATTTCACCAGTAGAAGTCAGGGTATTTGGCGAGAACCTCGATACCCTTCAGGCCTTATCCTATAAAGTAGAGGAGCTGTTGAAAAATACAGAAGGTTCGGAGTATGTCAATAACCCTATAAAAAACAATAAAACGGACATCAAGGTCAACATCAATCGCGAGAAAGCCATGGCCCTTGGTGTGCCGACCTCATCTATTGACCAAACTATCCGAGTAGCCTTGTCAGGATATAGCGTAGGTACCTATTCAGACCCGAATTCCGATGATAATGACTATGATATCATGGTCAGTGTCCCGCGAGATGGCGAAGCAACCATAGAAACCTTAGAAGGTATCTTTATCGACAATGTTGCAGGTACTTCCATTCCATTGACCCAATTGGCTACACTCGAGTTTGAAGAGTCGCCTTCCAATATCTATCACCAGAATAAGATCAGGACCGTTGCGGTCAATTCCTTTGTGAAAAAGGGATATGGAAACGATGAGGTTATCAATTCGGTAATCGAGCAGATGGATAAATTCCCTTTCCCTACCGGTTATTTCTATGAGATGGGCGGCGAGGTGGAAAGCCGTGAGATGGCATTTGGAGGTTTTGGAACCATTATTCTGATTACCATTTTTATGTTTATCGCGGTGCTGATCTTGGAATTCAAGACCTTCAAGAGTACATTGATTGTATTGTCTGTAATTCCTTTAGGTGTTGTTGGAGCTGTGCTGGCCTTGCTCGTAACTGGAAATACTCTGTCCTTTGTGGCCACCATTGGTATTGTTGCCCTTGCAGGTATTGAAGTCAAGAATACCATCCTTTTGGTGGACTTCACCAACCAGTTGAGAAGGGAAGGGATGGCGCTGAATGAAGCCATTGAAAAAGCAGGCGAGATTCGGTTCCTGCCGATCATCCTGACAACATTAACTGCCATTGGTGGATTATTGCCGATCGCTTGGTCGTCCAATCCCCTGATTTCGCCATTGGCAACGGTGATGATCGGTGGATTGATCAGTTCGACCTTATTGTCAAGGATAGTAACTCCGGTAATCTATAAATTGATTCCGCCAAAGATAGAAGTAGAAGAACAAAAAGAACAACATTCATAA
- a CDS encoding efflux RND transporter periplasmic adaptor subunit, whose translation MKLGYTTLLFAGIAISISSCKQAERKSEISVQDTIPVKLMPINIGAGDSGIEATGVFTTDDETVLSFKNGGVISKITVKEGDAVRKGQLLASVLSSEVDAKAGQAKLAVEKARRDFERASKLYRDSVATLEQMQNAKTALDVAQQDLKSVSFNQQYSNIFSPVSGFVLAKMANEGQVVGPGTPILQVNGASNADWKLKVGVGDQQWSQIKVGDPAKISTDAMPTDTLDAVVSKKSEGLDPQTGTFTIFLELKEKPSYKLATGIFGKSIIMNSGMKAGNQWRIPFSALLDGNGREGYVFITEDGKTAKKQKIKVAKIENDDVLVAAGLEQAQSIIVSGSPYLVDGSAIVVKK comes from the coding sequence ATGAAATTAGGATATACAACCCTATTGTTTGCAGGAATAGCAATCTCTATTTCTAGCTGTAAACAAGCCGAACGAAAATCAGAAATATCCGTACAGGATACCATTCCCGTTAAATTGATGCCTATCAATATTGGTGCAGGAGATTCTGGAATAGAGGCAACAGGCGTCTTTACCACAGATGATGAAACTGTATTAAGCTTTAAGAATGGCGGTGTAATTTCTAAGATCACGGTCAAAGAAGGCGATGCGGTCCGCAAGGGTCAGCTTTTAGCTTCTGTACTCAGTTCTGAGGTAGATGCAAAAGCTGGACAAGCTAAACTTGCTGTTGAAAAGGCTAGAAGGGATTTCGAGCGTGCAAGTAAGCTGTACCGGGACAGTGTAGCCACGCTGGAGCAAATGCAGAATGCAAAAACAGCGCTTGATGTTGCCCAGCAAGATCTGAAGTCTGTAAGTTTCAATCAACAATATTCCAATATATTTTCTCCGGTTTCTGGATTTGTGCTCGCGAAAATGGCCAATGAAGGTCAAGTTGTAGGTCCTGGAACACCGATCCTACAAGTCAATGGTGCAAGCAATGCCGATTGGAAGCTCAAGGTTGGTGTTGGAGACCAGCAATGGAGCCAGATCAAGGTTGGTGACCCGGCCAAGATCAGCACAGATGCTATGCCTACCGATACTTTGGATGCAGTGGTTTCTAAGAAGTCGGAAGGATTGGATCCGCAGACAGGTACATTTACCATCTTTTTGGAACTAAAGGAAAAACCTAGCTATAAACTGGCTACAGGGATTTTTGGAAAATCCATTATCATGAATTCTGGAATGAAAGCAGGCAACCAATGGCGCATCCCATTCTCCGCCTTGCTGGACGGAAATGGGCGTGAAGGCTATGTTTTCATCACAGAAGATGGCAAAACGGCTAAAAAGCAAAAGATCAAGGTCGCCAAAATTGAAAATGATGATGTACTTGTTGCAGCTGGTCTCGAGCAAGCGCAATCCATCATTGTTTCCGGAAGCCCGTATTTGGTCGATGGATCAGCAATTGTTGTTAAAAAATAA